In the genome of Xylanibacillus composti, one region contains:
- a CDS encoding serine/threonine protein kinase: MSAPNLTVEDVENHIPNIRNVEFLDNGGQKTVFTCEINDKPFVLKFIKIADVIDDDDAVQNDIVARAKREIEIMDRCSSPYLVKLGPIRMTEIDINNIRLLYFSEQYIQGIALHKVIREEKLSLQQTIMLAQNIALAIQSLWDIGMIHRDIKPKNVIKRDDGSFVLLDAGIAFDLNSESLTSFGPVGSRLYMSPEQITTPSRSLDFRSDLFLLGILMYEALSQQHPFFQQGMNVTQVMGSIVNITPKQLMEVVPGIPIQLNRLIMRLLAKQPHLRYRSIESLYQELERLKEVI, encoded by the coding sequence ATGAGCGCGCCAAATCTAACCGTCGAAGATGTAGAGAACCACATACCGAATATTCGGAATGTTGAATTTTTGGATAACGGCGGTCAAAAAACGGTGTTTACTTGTGAAATTAATGATAAACCCTTTGTACTTAAATTCATCAAAATTGCTGATGTTATAGATGATGATGATGCAGTACAAAATGATATTGTTGCAAGAGCAAAACGAGAAATTGAAATAATGGATAGATGCAGTAGCCCATATTTGGTGAAATTAGGGCCGATTAGAATGACAGAAATTGATATAAACAATATAAGACTTCTCTATTTTTCTGAGCAATATATTCAAGGGATAGCATTACATAAAGTAATTCGAGAAGAAAAACTAAGTCTACAGCAAACAATTATGCTTGCACAAAATATTGCATTAGCAATACAAAGTCTATGGGATATTGGAATGATTCATCGAGATATCAAACCAAAGAATGTTATCAAGCGAGATGATGGATCGTTTGTACTATTAGATGCTGGTATTGCCTTTGACTTAAACTCGGAATCCCTGACATCATTTGGACCTGTGGGAAGCAGGCTGTATATGTCACCAGAACAAATTACAACTCCTAGTAGAAGTCTTGACTTCAGATCAGATCTATTTTTATTAGGCATACTGATGTACGAGGCATTAAGTCAGCAACATCCATTCTTTCAACAAGGAATGAATGTAACACAAGTAATGGGGAGTATAGTTAATATTACTCCAAAACAATTGATGGAGGTTGTACCTGGAATTCCAATTCAACTTAACCGACTAATTATGAGACTACTAGCTAAACAGCCTCATTTGCGTTACAGAAGCATTGAAAGTCTTTATCAAGAGCTAGAACGTCTTAAGGAGGTAATTTAA